Proteins from a genomic interval of Streptomyces sp. NBC_00820:
- the mmpB gene encoding morphogenic membrane protein MmpB: MLWSDPEDEPSKELRDMEAKLRRLGLFLALAMIVILIAIGLR, translated from the coding sequence ATGCTGTGGTCAGACCCCGAGGACGAGCCGTCGAAAGAACTCCGCGACATGGAGGCGAAGCTGCGGCGGCTCGGCCTCTTCCTGGCTCTGGCCATGATCGTGATCCTGATCGCGATCGGTCTGAGGTGA